A genome region from Indicator indicator isolate 239-I01 chromosome 24, UM_Iind_1.1, whole genome shotgun sequence includes the following:
- the LOC128975316 gene encoding perilipin-3-like: protein MGVMSHAASCISAAMASAVPEKEEAAKSSLEVKEEEQQQDAVKEVTNPTLLSSACEVVSTAYASTKESHPCIRSVCDAAEKGVKSVSEATASCVQPLLATLEPPVAAGSEYASKGLDKLGEKLPHLQKSVEQVISDTKEQISSRVAEAKDAMSSKVTEIIDVTKETLQSSVEAAKSAVSSSVAVVLDSREGQMAAVGAEAVVETTEGNSLPIENEELAKLAAYEEGAGILPVEQQQEQRRYFVRLGSLSDEIRLFAYMHSTDKMKQAWQGMQDTLAQLHCIVELIEVFKQGFNQKLEEGQEKLREMWLDWSRKSPRETGDESLTEPEELESLALLMARNITQQLQVTCRDVVSAIRGLPSSLQDKVKQSLTTIQELHASFSLANSFQDLSSSVLTQSQKKMAVIREYMEELLDYLKNNIPLSWVVGPFTPREEEEETSEEEETSPETTASEEDEPSQEEEEADRAGPLGGPLYAYTLTTSYS from the exons atGGGGGTGATgag CCATGCTGCTTCTTGCATTTCAGCTGCAATGgcctctgctgtgcctgagAAAGAGGAAGCTGCCAAGAGCTCCCTGGAGGtaaaggaagaggagcagcagcag GATGCAGTAAAGGAGGTGACTAATCCaaccctgctcagctctgcctgtgaaGTGGTTTCCACAGCTTATGCCTCCACTAAGGAGAGCCATCCCTGCATCAGGTCTGTGTGTGatgcagcagagaaaggagTGAAGAGTGTGAGTGAAGCCAcagccagctgtgtgcagccACTTCTGGCCACCCTGGAGCCTCCTG tTGCTGCAGGAAGTGAGTATGCCTCCAAGGGCTTGGATAAACTAGGGGAGAAGCTCCCACACCTTCAGAAGTCAGTGGAGCAG gtgatATCTGACACAAAGGAGCAGATATCATCCAGGGTGGCTGAAGCAAAGGATGCTATGAGCAGCAAAGTGACAGAGATCATAGATGTGACTAAGGAGACTCTTCAGAGCAGCGTGGAGGCTGCCAAATCTGCAGTGTCCAGCAGTGTGGCAGTAGTTCTGGACTCTAGAGAGGGTCAGATGGCTGCAGTAGGAGCAGAAGCTGTGGTGGAGACAACAGAAGGCAACTCTCTTCCTATTGAAAATGAGGAACTAG CCAAGCTGGCAGCATATGAGGAGGGTGCAGGCATCCtgcctgtggagcagcagcaggagcagaggaggtacTTTGTGCGCCTGGGGTCCCTCTCGGATGAAATTCGCTTGTTTGCCTACATGCACTCCACTGACAAGATGAAGCAGGCCTGGCAGGGCATGCAGGATACCCTTGCACAGCTTCACTGCATCGTTGAACTG ATTGAAGTCTTTAAGCAAGGATTTAATCAAAAGCTtgaggaagggcaggagaagctTCGTGAAATGTGGCTGGACTGGAGCAGGAAGTCTCCCagggagactggagatgaaagCTTAACGGAGCCAGAG GAGCTGGAGTCCCTGGCCTTGCTCATGGCACGCAATATCACACAGCAACTGCAAGTGACCTGCCGGGATGTAGTGTCTGCAATCCGAGGCCTTCCCTCAAGCCTTCAGGACAAGGTGAAACAATCTCTGACTACCATACAGGAGCTCCATGCTTCTTTTTCACTGGCAAATTCCTTCCAGGACTTGTCCAGCAGTGTCTTGACCCAAAGCCAGAAGAAGATGGCTGTGATCCGGGAGTacatggaggagctgctggactaCCTGAAGAACAACATTCCTCTGTCCTGGGTGGTGGGACCCttcacccccagggaggaggaagaggagacatCAGAGGAAGAGGAAACCTCACCAGAGACCACAGCATCAGAGGAAGATGAACCctcccaggaggaggaagaggcagacagagcagga